Proteins from one Deinococcus aestuarii genomic window:
- a CDS encoding glycosyltransferase family 4 protein — protein sequence MYRLIGIDNEGEVDYRTARGRNLSVYRALSAHAQIVGRFTPGMEGSPRYLNYAASFHPNPWVWKNAASLNPRTFRRRSEEALRRLDTEYGKGSFDVALQIFGMFSVAGQGFPVALYLDNTMALTVRHYPQWNPMPPHERREWLALEREAYQRADVIFTMSEAVRRSVIHDYGCPEARVITTGAGTNFTLEPQLKEDYGQRTALFVAYEFERNGGPTLLEAWRRVRRELPDARLWIVGPRRTARPAGERERGVEWFGPVSDREQLRSLFRQATLFTLPSLFNPFPHVLREAMALGLPCVSTHHAAIPEIVGDGVSGTLVPVGDAQALARALTELLADPALARRYGAAGRRAVESGMSWEGVGERMSVHLAALAARPRAPQGTPEVGRTS from the coding sequence ATGTACCGGCTGATCGGGATCGACAACGAGGGGGAGGTGGACTACCGGACGGCCCGGGGGCGCAACCTCTCGGTGTACCGAGCGCTGTCGGCCCACGCGCAGATCGTGGGCCGCTTCACGCCGGGCATGGAGGGCTCGCCGAGGTATCTCAACTACGCGGCGAGCTTCCACCCCAACCCCTGGGTCTGGAAGAACGCGGCCAGCCTCAACCCGCGCACGTTCCGCCGCCGCTCGGAAGAAGCGTTGCGGCGCCTGGACACCGAGTACGGCAAGGGGAGCTTCGACGTGGCCTTGCAGATTTTCGGGATGTTCTCGGTCGCCGGGCAGGGCTTTCCGGTCGCGCTGTACCTCGACAACACGATGGCGCTGACCGTGAGGCACTACCCGCAGTGGAACCCGATGCCCCCGCACGAGCGCCGCGAGTGGCTGGCCCTGGAGCGTGAGGCCTACCAGCGGGCGGACGTGATCTTCACCATGTCGGAGGCCGTGCGCCGCTCGGTGATCCACGACTACGGCTGCCCGGAGGCCAGGGTCATCACGACCGGGGCGGGCACGAACTTCACGCTGGAGCCGCAGCTCAAGGAGGACTACGGCCAGCGCACCGCCCTGTTCGTCGCGTACGAGTTCGAGCGCAACGGGGGGCCCACGCTGCTGGAGGCGTGGCGCCGGGTGCGCCGCGAGCTGCCCGACGCGCGGCTGTGGATCGTGGGGCCGCGCCGCACCGCCCGGCCCGCCGGGGAGCGGGAGCGGGGCGTCGAGTGGTTCGGGCCGGTGTCCGACCGCGAGCAGTTGCGCTCCCTGTTCCGGCAGGCGACCCTCTTCACGCTGCCCAGCCTCTTCAACCCCTTTCCCCACGTCCTGCGCGAGGCGATGGCGCTCGGGCTCCCCTGCGTGAGCACCCACCACGCCGCGATTCCCGAGATCGTCGGGGACGGGGTGAGCGGCACGCTCGTCCCGGTCGGGGACGCGCAGGCGCTCGCCCGCGCCCTCACCGAGCTGCTCGCGGACCCGGCGCTGGCCCGGCGTTACGGGGCGGCGGGGCGGCGGGCCGTGGAGAGCGGCATGTCCTGGGAGGGGGTCGGCGAGCGCATGTCGGTCCACCTCGCCGCGCTGGCGGCCCGCCCGCGTGCCCCGCAGGGAACCCCGGAAGTGGGCCGGACCTCTTGA
- a CDS encoding WD40 repeat domain-containing protein, producing MNIRRTLLVLACALVPGGAGAGTPPSVPPTAPMQDMARTLVVSRVFAGAVAYQPGGILLATGGGEGEVRLWSADTARPARTLHQPGAVTALAFSPDGRLLASAGADGRVRLWHVGTGTLRRVLVLGTPSVTSVAFSPDATLLATGSGDNSALSGPANSARLWDVASGRLLASLLGHTDGVSAVAFSPDGRLLASASRDHTARLWDVAGRREVRVLRGHGDYVNTLAFSPDGSRLATGSADARVRVWSVPDGAALLTLRGHAGPVAALAYSPGGFLASGGEDRQVIVWNGGTGQETRRLRGHTATVTSVAFSPRGDRLAAAGGLDRTVTLWNWP from the coding sequence ATGAACATCAGACGGACGCTCCTCGTGCTGGCCTGCGCCCTGGTCCCGGGCGGGGCGGGCGCGGGAACCCCCCCGTCGGTCCCGCCCACGGCACCGATGCAGGACATGGCGCGCACGCTGGTCGTCAGCCGCGTGTTCGCGGGCGCGGTGGCCTACCAGCCCGGTGGCATCCTGCTCGCCACCGGGGGCGGGGAGGGCGAGGTCCGGTTGTGGTCAGCGGACACCGCCCGACCGGCGCGCACGTTGCACCAGCCCGGCGCGGTGACCGCCCTCGCCTTCAGCCCGGACGGGCGCCTGCTCGCCTCGGCGGGGGCCGACGGCCGGGTGCGGCTGTGGCACGTGGGCACGGGCACGCTGCGGCGGGTGCTCGTGCTCGGCACCCCCTCCGTCACGTCGGTCGCCTTCAGCCCGGACGCCACCCTGCTCGCCACCGGGAGCGGCGACAACTCCGCCCTCTCCGGCCCGGCCAACAGCGCCCGGCTCTGGGACGTGGCGAGCGGGCGGCTCCTGGCCTCGCTGCTGGGCCACACGGACGGGGTAAGCGCCGTGGCCTTCAGCCCGGACGGCCGTCTGCTGGCCTCGGCCAGCCGGGACCACACCGCCCGGCTGTGGGACGTGGCCGGGCGCCGGGAGGTGCGGGTTCTACGCGGCCACGGGGACTACGTGAACACCCTCGCCTTCAGCCCGGACGGCTCGCGGCTCGCCACCGGCAGCGCGGACGCCCGCGTGCGGGTGTGGTCGGTGCCGGACGGCGCGGCCCTGCTGACCCTGCGCGGGCACGCGGGACCCGTGGCCGCACTCGCCTACTCCCCGGGCGGCTTCCTCGCCTCGGGCGGCGAGGACCGGCAGGTGATCGTCTGGAATGGCGGCACCGGCCAGGAGACGCGCCGCCTGCGCGGGCACACGGCGACGGTCACGAGCGTCGCCTTCAGCCCCCGTGGCGACCGGCTGGCCGCCGCCGGTGGCCTGGACCGCACCGTGACCCTCTGGAACTGGCCCTAG
- a CDS encoding Ig-like domain-containing protein: MPERRLTHRSPSRVGLALTLAVALAACSSPPSAPNPKGEVPGLPAGGALINFQPAGVTPPTGYTADTGAPYDPARGHGWITEASAGSGSPVPLDVTPNTRDRALPGVDARLNTFIHMQFPADVSNSTAVRTPAAWEYALPNGTYSVTVAVGDAGATSDGTDQINVEGQPAVVAFRPGETQKFATTTLRATVRDGRLTVDARGGTNTKIDYVLIRPGDRPSVRDTHPQDGQTAVATTTPVTVDLNLPNSGVDLGSLTPSAVRLLDPSGNRVPAALNTSGGGDAVVLQPNAPLQANARYTFEITADLKDTDGRAFLPTSLSFVTGASAPPSALAFEQVELPNAPARPYTSVEMGPDGRLYAATLTGEILRFGVQPDGTLGAPQVITSVQAANGGPRTIIGMRFDPAATADNPVLWISNNHFWDGRSEAPDWSGKITRLSGPNLETVQDYVVGLPRSIRDHETNAVSFRPGERDALYILQGSNTAMGAPDTAWGDRPEHLLNAALLRLDLSKLSASSLPLDVRTEDGGTYNPSAPGAPLTLYASGIRNAYDMVWHTNGQLYVPTNGSAAGGNTPGTPASLPAACQNRPDGPYSGPGVPALTNVGVQHDFLFRITPGGYYGHPNPQRCEWVMNGGNPTAGADPAEVGEYPAGTLPDRNWRGFAYDFGEHASPNGVIEEYTGTPGSPLRHKLLVVRYSAGKDIIVLTPGANGDIASSQTLVTGLTNFSPSPLDLTEDRASGRLYVAQLDEQTGSGKLTLVRLK; this comes from the coding sequence ATGCCCGAACGTCGGTTGACCCACCGTTCACCCTCCCGCGTCGGTCTGGCGCTCACGCTGGCCGTCGCCCTCGCGGCCTGCTCCTCCCCGCCTTCCGCGCCGAACCCGAAGGGCGAGGTGCCCGGCCTGCCCGCGGGCGGCGCCCTGATCAACTTCCAGCCCGCCGGGGTCACCCCGCCCACGGGTTACACCGCCGATACTGGCGCCCCCTACGACCCGGCCCGGGGCCACGGCTGGATCACCGAGGCCAGCGCGGGGAGCGGCTCGCCCGTGCCGCTCGACGTGACGCCCAACACGCGCGACCGGGCGCTCCCCGGGGTGGACGCGCGGCTGAACACCTTCATCCACATGCAGTTTCCCGCCGACGTGTCCAATTCCACGGCGGTGAGGACGCCCGCCGCCTGGGAGTACGCGCTGCCCAACGGCACCTACAGCGTGACCGTGGCGGTCGGCGACGCGGGCGCCACCTCCGACGGCACCGACCAGATCAACGTCGAGGGGCAACCCGCCGTCGTGGCCTTCCGGCCCGGCGAGACGCAGAAGTTCGCGACCACCACCCTGCGCGCCACGGTGCGAGACGGGCGGCTCACGGTGGACGCGCGCGGCGGCACGAACACCAAGATCGACTACGTGCTGATCCGGCCCGGCGACCGCCCGAGCGTGCGCGACACCCACCCGCAGGACGGCCAGACGGCGGTGGCGACCACCACGCCCGTCACGGTTGACCTCAACCTGCCGAACAGCGGCGTGGACCTCGGCAGCCTCACGCCCTCGGCGGTGCGGCTGCTCGACCCCTCGGGCAACCGGGTGCCCGCCGCGCTGAACACCTCGGGTGGGGGCGACGCGGTGGTGTTGCAACCGAACGCGCCGCTCCAGGCCAATGCCCGCTACACCTTCGAGATCACCGCCGACCTGAAGGACACGGACGGCCGGGCCTTTTTGCCCACGAGCCTGAGCTTCGTGACGGGGGCGAGCGCTCCTCCGAGCGCCCTGGCCTTCGAGCAGGTGGAGTTGCCGAACGCTCCGGCGCGGCCCTACACCTCGGTGGAGATGGGCCCCGACGGCAGGCTCTACGCGGCGACGCTGACCGGCGAGATCCTGCGCTTCGGCGTGCAGCCCGACGGGACCCTGGGCGCGCCGCAGGTCATCACCTCGGTGCAGGCGGCGAACGGCGGGCCGCGCACGATCATCGGGATGAGGTTCGACCCCGCCGCCACCGCCGACAACCCGGTGTTGTGGATCAGCAACAACCACTTCTGGGACGGTCGCAGCGAGGCGCCCGACTGGAGCGGCAAGATCACGCGCCTGAGCGGGCCCAATCTGGAGACCGTGCAGGACTACGTGGTGGGGCTGCCGCGCTCGATCCGCGACCACGAGACGAATGCCGTCTCGTTCCGTCCCGGGGAGAGGGACGCGCTGTACATCCTGCAAGGCAGCAACACCGCGATGGGCGCCCCCGACACGGCCTGGGGCGACCGCCCCGAGCACCTGCTGAACGCGGCGCTGCTGCGGCTGGACCTCTCGAAGCTCTCCGCCTCCTCGCTGCCCCTGGACGTCCGGACGGAAGACGGCGGAACGTACAACCCCTCCGCCCCGGGCGCGCCGCTCACCCTCTACGCGAGCGGCATCCGCAACGCCTACGACATGGTGTGGCACACCAACGGGCAGCTCTACGTCCCCACGAACGGCTCGGCGGCGGGCGGCAACACGCCCGGCACCCCGGCCAGCCTGCCCGCCGCCTGCCAGAACCGCCCCGACGGCCCCTACTCCGGCCCCGGCGTGCCCGCGCTGACGAACGTGGGCGTGCAGCACGACTTCCTCTTCCGCATCACCCCGGGCGGGTACTACGGCCATCCCAACCCCCAGCGCTGCGAGTGGGTCATGAACGGCGGCAACCCCACGGCGGGCGCGGACCCGGCCGAGGTGGGCGAGTACCCGGCGGGCACCCTGCCCGACCGCAACTGGCGCGGCTTCGCGTACGACTTCGGGGAGCACGCCTCGCCCAACGGCGTGATCGAGGAATACACCGGGACCCCGGGCTCGCCGCTGCGCCACAAGCTGCTCGTGGTGCGCTACAGCGCGGGCAAGGACATCATCGTCCTGACTCCGGGCGCGAACGGCGACATCGCCTCGTCGCAGACCCTGGTGACCGGCCTCACCAACTTCAGCCCCAGCCCCCTCGACCTCACCGAGGACCGCGCGAGCGGCCGCCTCTACGTGGCCCAGCTCGACGAGCAGACGGGCAGCGGCAAGCTCACCCTGGTGCGCCTCAAGTAA
- a CDS encoding glycosyltransferase, with amino-acid sequence MRVLFLLLSLEGRGAERVSLSLASHLDRRRFEPVLWVLQPTNDLQGEVPPDVAVHIALAPGERIRHRLPRVWGTLLREARRADVLLATVEFTPTHLAYFAGLLTRRPVIGWVRNDLSRVLAEFPAWDNGLPRWVYRHLRQIVCVSRGIGVTLRERYGLREERLRVIYNPLDLSRVERLRDEPLPGWAAFMRERPTVLGVGRVGYQKGFDLLIEAHARVRARGVEHDLLILGRGDDLESLRALARRLGVEESVHLPGYVPNPYPFMAHATVFALSSRYEGFANAVTEALACGAPVVAFDCPSGPGEILEGGRYGVLVPPEDVPALAAALGALLTDPARRERLRGEGYGRARDFAPGRIVPQWERVLLDTAGGR; translated from the coding sequence GTGCGGGTGCTGTTTCTCCTCCTGAGCCTGGAGGGCCGTGGGGCCGAGCGTGTCTCGCTGAGCCTGGCCTCCCACCTCGACCGCCGCCGGTTCGAGCCCGTGCTGTGGGTTCTTCAGCCCACGAACGACCTGCAAGGTGAGGTGCCTCCCGACGTGGCCGTCCACATCGCCCTCGCGCCGGGCGAGCGCATCCGGCACCGGCTCCCGCGGGTCTGGGGCACCCTGCTGCGGGAGGCGCGGCGGGCGGACGTGCTTCTCGCAACGGTGGAATTCACGCCCACCCACCTCGCCTACTTTGCGGGGCTGCTCACCCGCCGCCCGGTGATCGGCTGGGTGCGCAACGACCTCAGCCGCGTCCTCGCGGAGTTCCCGGCGTGGGACAACGGCCTGCCGCGCTGGGTGTACCGCCACCTGCGGCAGATCGTGTGCGTGTCACGCGGCATCGGGGTCACCCTGCGGGAGCGCTACGGCCTGCGGGAGGAGCGGCTGCGGGTCATCTACAACCCCCTGGACCTCTCCCGCGTCGAGCGGTTGCGGGACGAGCCCCTGCCCGGGTGGGCCGCCTTCATGCGGGAGCGCCCCACCGTGCTCGGCGTGGGGCGGGTGGGCTACCAGAAGGGCTTCGACCTCCTGATCGAGGCGCACGCGCGGGTCCGCGCCCGGGGGGTGGAACACGACCTGCTGATCCTGGGCAGGGGGGACGACCTGGAGAGCCTGCGCGCGCTGGCCCGCCGCCTGGGCGTCGAGGAGAGCGTGCATCTCCCGGGCTACGTGCCCAACCCGTACCCCTTCATGGCGCACGCGACCGTCTTCGCCCTGTCCTCGCGCTACGAGGGCTTTGCCAACGCGGTCACCGAGGCCCTGGCGTGCGGGGCGCCGGTCGTCGCCTTCGACTGCCCCTCGGGTCCGGGCGAGATTCTGGAGGGCGGGAGGTACGGCGTGCTCGTGCCGCCGGAGGACGTCCCCGCGCTCGCGGCCGCCCTGGGCGCCCTGCTCACCGACCCCGCGCGGCGCGAACGGCTGCGCGGGGAGGGCTACGGACGTGCCCGGGACTTCGCGCCGGGGCGCATCGTGCCGCAGTGGGAGCGGGTGCTGCTGGACACGGCGGGGGGGCGGTGA
- a CDS encoding ATP-binding protein produces MLCTLGGLRLQDSPRQQPKLLLLLAYLSLEGPKERAHLHHLFWPNAADAANSLRVALRRLRAGAPDTFTAQGARVAACVPTDAHELLAASEAGQPERVVELYRGRFLEGLDLEDPSAELEEWVYRTREVLAARVRVALLALGEAAASRGQGGLAVRHAETAYLLPGAPEPEAEELRRLYLLLRPGHSPYAAEVRREAERYGVALPQPEEARRAVPRPETVPSPLPALPPVRSQLPTFGTSFVGREDEVREIERLMLDPACRLLTVVGLGGMGKTRLAVQAAGTLRESGAFPGGVICVNLAPVTNPANLISAVAEALGLSLQGPEEPFRQVARLLAPLRLLLVLDNFEHLVGMTGGLVTLLEACPHLKLLVTSRERLNVQEEWVLPLEGLCPTGRPAPGEDHPGVQLFTVRARRGGLRFTLTPQTLPDVLELCRLVHGSPLAIELAATWTRVLPVGEVLAELRRSLDFLVDVGGRGPARHASLRAVFEHSWRLLGEREQGVLARLSVFRSPFRREAAAEVAGASLPLLAALMDKSLLLAVPGGRYGRHPLLYDYTAEKLAERPAEQAEVQEAHARYFLRLLAGSEGTLAGPGQRAALRDLEADFENLRAAWDWAAAGGEFTALRGAARVLQVFFARTGRYREGIEFLGQTAAHLGADPAADPVTLGELLIHQAELALSLGALPEAGTLVERGLHLVGDASGWATVAGLRALGVIERRRGRYAEARGYWERALELAEAAHDPAAAHLWNLRGIAEQWLGHHKEAEHCYERALHLSRERGHLTETARVLNNLGGLLIFCGRLEEARAVLEQGLETARELVSPLEITHFLNNLAFVAGRLGHYRPAEDYAGEALALARSTDRRPLEADVLETLGRIKLGQGQLAEAHALFVRSLSAAWPAREWPVMLHDLEGMAEVSARQHEEAQAIFLLRLVIRHPAASGWLATQAREALAQLVTSVPEAQAGTEEDNVEKQLLTAVQEIISRPEERGAFLH; encoded by the coding sequence ATGTTGTGCACCCTGGGAGGACTCAGGCTGCAAGACAGCCCCCGGCAACAGCCCAAACTCCTGCTGTTGCTGGCCTACCTGTCCCTCGAAGGCCCCAAGGAGCGGGCGCACCTCCACCACCTCTTCTGGCCCAACGCCGCCGACGCCGCCAACAGCCTGCGGGTGGCCCTCAGGCGCCTGCGGGCGGGGGCGCCGGACACCTTCACGGCCCAGGGGGCGCGGGTCGCCGCCTGCGTGCCCACCGACGCCCACGAGCTGCTCGCGGCCTCCGAGGCGGGGCAGCCCGAGCGGGTGGTCGAGCTGTACCGGGGCCGCTTCCTGGAGGGCCTCGACCTCGAGGACCCCAGTGCCGAGCTGGAGGAGTGGGTCTACCGCACCCGCGAGGTTCTCGCCGCGCGGGTGCGGGTCGCCCTCCTCGCGCTGGGGGAGGCGGCCGCCTCACGCGGGCAGGGGGGCCTCGCCGTGCGCCACGCCGAGACCGCCTACCTGCTGCCCGGCGCCCCCGAGCCGGAGGCCGAGGAGCTGCGGCGGCTGTACCTGCTGCTGCGGCCCGGTCACAGCCCCTACGCGGCGGAGGTGCGGCGCGAGGCCGAGCGCTACGGGGTCGCCCTTCCCCAGCCCGAGGAGGCGAGGCGGGCGGTCCCCCGGCCGGAGACGGTCCCCTCCCCCCTTCCCGCGCTGCCCCCCGTTCGCTCCCAGCTTCCGACCTTCGGCACCTCCTTCGTGGGCCGCGAGGACGAGGTGCGCGAGATAGAGCGCCTGATGCTTGACCCCGCGTGCCGCCTCCTGACGGTGGTGGGCCTGGGCGGCATGGGCAAGACGCGCCTCGCGGTGCAGGCGGCGGGCACCCTGCGCGAGAGCGGCGCCTTCCCGGGCGGGGTGATCTGCGTGAACCTCGCTCCGGTGACGAACCCCGCCAACCTGATCTCCGCCGTCGCGGAGGCGCTGGGGCTCTCCCTGCAAGGCCCCGAGGAGCCCTTCCGGCAGGTGGCGCGGCTACTCGCCCCGCTGCGGCTGCTGCTCGTGCTCGACAACTTCGAGCATCTCGTCGGGATGACCGGGGGGCTCGTGACGCTGCTCGAAGCCTGCCCGCACCTCAAGCTCCTCGTCACGTCGCGCGAGCGGCTCAACGTGCAGGAGGAATGGGTGCTGCCGCTGGAAGGGCTCTGTCCCACGGGCCGCCCCGCGCCCGGTGAGGACCACCCCGGGGTGCAGCTCTTCACCGTGCGGGCGCGGCGCGGCGGCCTGCGTTTCACCCTGACGCCACAGACCCTGCCCGACGTGCTGGAGCTGTGCCGCCTCGTCCACGGCTCGCCCCTCGCCATCGAGCTCGCCGCCACCTGGACGCGGGTGCTGCCGGTGGGGGAGGTGCTGGCCGAACTGCGGCGCAGCCTCGACTTTCTGGTGGACGTGGGGGGGCGCGGCCCGGCGCGGCACGCCAGCCTGCGGGCGGTGTTCGAGCACTCGTGGCGGCTGCTCGGTGAACGCGAACAGGGGGTGCTCGCGCGGCTCTCGGTCTTCCGCAGCCCCTTCCGGCGCGAGGCCGCCGCCGAGGTCGCCGGGGCCTCGCTGCCTCTCCTCGCCGCGCTGATGGACAAGTCGCTGCTGCTCGCCGTCCCCGGGGGCCGCTACGGGCGCCACCCCCTGCTGTACGACTACACCGCCGAGAAGCTCGCGGAACGACCTGCCGAGCAGGCCGAGGTGCAGGAGGCGCACGCCCGCTATTTCCTGCGGCTGCTCGCCGGGTCGGAGGGAACCCTCGCCGGGCCGGGGCAGCGCGCGGCCCTGCGTGACCTGGAAGCCGACTTCGAGAACCTGCGCGCTGCCTGGGACTGGGCCGCCGCCGGGGGCGAGTTCACTGCCCTGCGAGGGGCCGCCCGCGTGCTGCAAGTCTTCTTCGCCCGCACGGGCCGCTACCGCGAGGGCATCGAGTTCCTGGGCCAGACCGCCGCGCACCTGGGCGCCGACCCGGCGGCGGACCCGGTGACGCTGGGCGAACTGCTGATCCACCAGGCCGAGCTGGCCCTGAGCCTGGGGGCCCTCCCCGAGGCGGGAACCCTGGTCGAGCGCGGCCTGCACCTCGTCGGGGACGCCTCGGGCTGGGCTACGGTGGCGGGGTTGCGTGCCCTCGGCGTGATCGAGCGGCGGCGCGGGCGGTACGCCGAGGCCAGGGGGTACTGGGAACGGGCGCTTGAACTCGCCGAGGCGGCGCACGACCCGGCAGCGGCCCACCTCTGGAACCTGCGGGGAATAGCCGAGCAGTGGCTGGGTCACCACAAGGAGGCGGAGCACTGCTACGAAAGGGCCCTGCACCTCAGCCGCGAGCGCGGCCACCTGACGGAGACGGCGCGGGTGCTCAACAACCTGGGGGGGCTGCTGATCTTCTGTGGCCGTCTGGAAGAGGCCCGGGCAGTGTTGGAGCAGGGCCTGGAGACCGCCCGCGAACTCGTGTCCCCGCTGGAGATCACCCACTTTCTGAACAACCTGGCCTTCGTGGCTGGCCGCCTCGGGCACTACCGCCCGGCCGAAGATTACGCGGGGGAGGCGCTGGCGCTGGCCCGGAGTACGGACCGCAGGCCCCTGGAGGCGGATGTTCTCGAAACGCTGGGCCGCATCAAGCTCGGGCAGGGACAGCTTGCTGAGGCGCACGCTCTTTTCGTGCGGAGCCTGAGCGCCGCGTGGCCCGCCCGGGAGTGGCCCGTTATGCTGCATGACCTCGAGGGGATGGCCGAGGTGAGTGCCCGTCAGCACGAGGAGGCCCAGGCGATCTTCCTCCTGCGCCTCGTCATCCGGCATCCCGCCGCCAGCGGGTGGCTCGCCACCCAGGCGAGGGAGGCCCTGGCACAACTCGTCACGTCCGTGCCGGAGGCGCAAGCGGGCACCGAGGAGGACAACGTGGAAAAGCAACTCCTGACGGCCGTGCAGGAGATCATCTCCCGGCCAGAGGAACGAGGAGCTTTCCTGCACTGA
- a CDS encoding malectin domain-containing carbohydrate-binding protein, protein MSNKTRWQGTALLLALSLALGACSDPGPGVTPPGPGPGNALPAAPTGLSAATTPEAVTLSWQANTEGDLAGYRVSRGTSAGGPFTLLTPQPITGTTFRDTGVSPGATYVYQVVAVNRAGGASPAATVSATVGQANTASLQLQNLDAVPGSDRLVFSRIGPLANPPGNRVHDGVTLRLNNPGDRDVRVTGLPVTGPWTVTPAPTGSAPLTVPAGGSLDLTVRFTAEGPGNVTNHLHEGKLTVVWDGGSAAVTLAGLWQSLSESGVEPNVDEIRRAFGYTFNFVDPGTPVGDSQVIPALDRYGEVAPNGDEVIAPYWQRADAARPVTVTQLAAYHTQGNRATLAWYAKGGRSAQNVVTSDGASAQSVLPNGQGGAGLAAGSFAPPGTFGLVVDNQEWSDPTYNAHGPDLRAGCKGPCGQHLRFWPVRDSAGQPVPNTYFMVMDYAGINYDYNDNLYLISNLRPAPVLMNVGGPTFTAPSGEVWTADNYAYTDQSGTYTYYSPGNAIPQPNSPTSVAIAGTDNPELYRTYRHNTLDTPLDRRVMTYDIPLNDGTYQVKLHFAELFWDSAGKRVFDVNVEGVSIRQNFDIFAQAGGKNRALVLPVNDVKVQGGKLTVVLRTVVDHTNISGIEVSR, encoded by the coding sequence ATGAGCAACAAGACGCGATGGCAAGGCACCGCCCTCCTGCTCGCCCTCAGCCTGGCGTTGGGGGCCTGCTCGGACCCCGGGCCGGGGGTCACACCGCCCGGCCCCGGCCCGGGAAACGCCCTGCCCGCCGCCCCCACCGGCCTGAGCGCCGCCACCACGCCGGAGGCCGTCACCCTGAGCTGGCAGGCCAACACCGAGGGTGACCTGGCCGGGTACCGGGTCTCGCGGGGGACCTCGGCGGGCGGGCCGTTCACGCTCCTGACCCCACAACCCATCACCGGGACGACCTTCAGGGACACGGGCGTCTCTCCGGGCGCGACGTACGTCTACCAGGTCGTCGCCGTGAACAGGGCGGGCGGCGCCTCCCCGGCCGCGACCGTCAGCGCCACCGTCGGCCAGGCGAACACGGCGAGCCTTCAGCTCCAGAACCTCGACGCGGTGCCGGGGAGCGACCGGCTGGTGTTCAGCCGCATCGGCCCGCTCGCCAACCCGCCCGGCAACCGCGTCCACGATGGGGTCACCCTGCGGCTCAACAACCCCGGGGACCGGGACGTCCGGGTCACCGGCCTGCCAGTCACCGGGCCCTGGACCGTGACCCCCGCGCCCACGGGTTCGGCCCCCCTCACGGTGCCTGCGGGCGGCTCGCTCGACCTCACCGTCCGCTTCACGGCGGAGGGCCCGGGCAACGTCACGAACCACCTGCACGAGGGCAAGTTGACGGTCGTGTGGGACGGCGGCAGCGCGGCGGTGACGCTCGCGGGCCTGTGGCAGAGCCTCTCCGAGAGCGGGGTGGAGCCCAACGTCGACGAGATCCGGCGGGCCTTCGGCTACACCTTCAACTTCGTGGACCCCGGGACCCCGGTGGGCGACTCGCAGGTGATCCCGGCCCTCGACCGCTACGGTGAGGTCGCCCCGAACGGCGATGAGGTCATCGCGCCCTACTGGCAGCGGGCGGACGCGGCGCGGCCCGTCACCGTCACGCAGCTCGCCGCGTACCACACCCAGGGGAACCGGGCCACCCTCGCCTGGTACGCCAAGGGGGGCAGAAGCGCCCAGAACGTCGTCACGTCCGACGGCGCCTCGGCCCAGTCGGTGCTGCCGAACGGGCAGGGCGGGGCGGGGCTGGCGGCGGGGTCCTTTGCGCCCCCCGGCACCTTCGGCCTCGTGGTGGACAACCAGGAGTGGAGCGATCCCACCTACAACGCCCACGGCCCCGACCTCCGGGCAGGCTGCAAGGGGCCCTGCGGCCAGCACCTGCGCTTCTGGCCGGTGAGGGACAGCGCCGGGCAGCCGGTCCCGAACACGTACTTCATGGTCATGGATTACGCGGGGATCAACTACGACTACAACGACAACCTGTACCTGATCTCCAACCTCAGGCCCGCGCCCGTCTTGATGAACGTGGGGGGGCCGACCTTCACCGCCCCCAGCGGGGAGGTCTGGACGGCGGACAACTACGCTTACACCGACCAGAGCGGGACGTACACCTACTACTCGCCGGGCAACGCCATCCCGCAGCCCAACTCGCCCACCTCGGTCGCCATCGCGGGCACGGACAACCCCGAGCTGTACCGCACCTACCGCCACAACACGCTCGACACGCCCCTCGACCGGCGGGTGATGACCTACGACATTCCCCTGAACGACGGCACCTATCAGGTCAAGCTGCACTTCGCCGAGCTGTTCTGGGATTCGGCGGGCAAGCGCGTCTTCGACGTGAACGTGGAGGGCGTGTCCATCCGCCAGAACTTCGACATCTTCGCGCAGGCGGGCGGCAAGAACCGGGCGCTCGTGCTGCCCGTGAACGATGTCAAGGTGCAGGGCGGCAAGCTCACGGTGGTGCTCAGGACGGTCGTGGACCACACGAACATCTCGGGCATCGAGGTCAGCCGCTAG